The Diospyros lotus cultivar Yz01 chromosome 15, ASM1463336v1, whole genome shotgun sequence genome has a window encoding:
- the LOC127792055 gene encoding tRNase Z TRZ2, chloroplastic: MMQPSLAIPKLQSLSPLHFAQPLQAPKPNLKLPSTSHAVGPLGAAKDSSVFLSAIGRAIEEEEYRKARAEVNRKGFALEGYSIEGVSIGGHETCVIVPELKCAFDIGRCPSRAVHQNFVFITHAHLDHIGGLPMYVATRGLYSLKPPTVFVPPSIKEDVEKLLDIHRSMSQVELKLDLVALDVGETYELRNNLVARPFKTHHVIPSQGYVIYSVRNKLKKRYAHLNGKQIEKLKKSGVEITDTLLSPEVAFTGDTTSEFFLDPHSADALRARVLITEATFLDEEQSIEHAREHGHTHLFEIMEHAQWIRNKVVLLTHFSSRYSLEDIRRAVSKLQPNVSAKVVALTEGFKSTYS; encoded by the exons ATGATGCAACCTTCTCTCGCCATTCCCAAGCTCCAATCTCTATCTCCACTCCACTTTGCCCAACCCCTCCAAGCCCCTAAACCCAACCTCAAGCTGCCATCAACGAGCCATGCCGTTGGGCCTCTGGGTGCCGCCAAGGACTCTTCTGTGTTCTTGTCGGCGATCGGCCGGGCAATCGAGGAAGAAGAGTACCGGAAAGCCAGGGCCGAGGTTAACCGGAAAGGCTTCGCCTTGGAAGGGTATTCAATCGAGGGTGTCTCGATTGGCGGCCACGAGACCTGCGTCATTGTGCCGGAATTGAAGTGTGCTTTCGACATTGGGCGCTGTCCGTCGAGGGCTGTTCATCAGAACTTCGTGTTCATCACGCACGCTCATCTTGATCATATT GGTGGGCTTCCCATGTATGTAGCAACTCGTGGATTGTACAGTTTAAAACCTCCAACAGTATTTGTGCCTCCTTCTATTAAAGAGGATGTGGAGAAGTTGTTAGACATTCACAGGAGCATGAGCCAGGTGGAACTGAAGCTTGATTTGGTTGCACTAGATGTAG GGGAAACATATGAACTGCGGAATAACCTTGTTGCACGACCATTTAAAACTCATCATGTTATACCAAGCCAG GGCTATGTAATTTACTCAGTTAGAAATAAGTTGAAGAAGAGATATGCGCATTTGAATGGAAAACAGattgagaaattgaagaaatctGGTGTTGag ATCACAGACACTTTGTTGTCTCCAGAGGTGGCATTTACAGGAGATACAACATCCGAGTTTTTTCTTGATCCCCATAGTGCTGATGCCTTGAGGGCAAGAGTTCTTATAACTGAG GCAACCTTTCTGGATGAAGAACAGAGTATTGAGCATGCTCGAGAACATGGCCATACTCATTTGTTTGAG ATCATGGAACATGCTCAGTGGATTAGGAACAAAGTTGTTCTGCTAACTCATTTCTCATCCCGCTATAGTCTAGAG GACATCCGTCGAGCTGTGTCCAAGTTGCAGCCGAATGTGTCAGCCAAAGTAGTTGCCTTAACAGAAGGCTTCAAATCAACTTACTCATAG